A stretch of DNA from Streptomyces venezuelae:
GTCGCCGGTGCCTTTGGCCGAAGGATGAGCCGGCCCATGGCGGGCGGGGCGTGAGGCAAGCGAAGATCCCTGCCATGGCCGTGAACAAGGACCTCATCGCGACGACAACCAACTCAGCCCCATGGGTGTTCGCCGCAGGTGGGGCCGTCGGCGTTCTCGGCGGGATGATCGGCCTGGGCGGCGCGGAGTTCCGCCTGCCACTGCTGATCGGAGTCTTCGGTTTCGCCGCTCTCTCGGCCGTGATCCTGAACAAGGCGATGAGCCTGGTCGTGGTCCTCGTGGCGCTGCCCGCCCGTTTTGCTGCGGTGCCGCCGTCCGAGGTCTTCGGGCACTGGCCCGTCGCGGTCAACCTGTTGGCAGGCAGCCTGCTCGGCGCGTGGGCCGGTGCGTCGTGGGTAGTGCGGATGCGGAGCGCCACCCTGTACAAGGTGCTGGCCGTGCTGATGGTGCTCATGGCCGCGGCGCTGGTGGTCACGCATGCCACCGCCCTGGGATCGCTCGCGTTGCCCCTGGTGGCTCAAGTGGCCTGCGGCGTGGTGGCCGGCTTCGGCATCGGCGTGGTTGCCGCGATCATGGGTGTGGCCAGCGGCGAACTGCTGATCCCAACCATCGTGCTGCTCTTCGCGGTCGACATCAAAGCAGCCGGCAGCCTGTCACTGCTTGTGTCCCTGCCGACGATGCTGGTCGCCTTCGCCCGCTACAGCCGTGACGGCAGCTTCAAGGTGCTCGGCGCCAACCTCCGCTTCGCAACGACCATGATCAGCGGTTCCGTCGCCGGTGCGCTGGTGGGTGGAGCGCTGCTCGGAGTCGTCCCGGATCTTCTGCTGATTCCCGCCCTGGCCATGGTTCTGCTCGTCTCCGCCGTCAAGGTCGCCCGGCACGGCTGACCACCGAGGGATCGCTGTCAGCGCAGCAGATCCGCGATCCTCCGGGCGGCGTCGCGGGCGGGGCGGCCGACGCCGATGAGGGTGGCGGAGGCGGGGCCGGTCCAGTCGCCGTAGCCGATCAGGTGGAGGCGGGGTTCACCCAGGGCCTGGGTGCCGGCGGTGGGGATGTGGCCCCGGGGGCCGCGCAGGCCGAGCGGGGCCAGGTGGGAGAGGGCGGGGCGGAAACCGGTGCACCACATGATCGCGTCCGCCTCGGCAGTCATGCCGTCGGCCCAGACAACCCGGGTCTCAGTGAGGCGGGTGAACATGGGCTGGGCCTTGAGCAGGCCGGCGTCACGGGCGGTACGGACGGGCGGCACGGCGACGATGTCGCCCAGCGAGGCGACGCCGCCAGTGTCGGTGCGGCCTTCGTCCAGGGCGCGGCGGCGGGCGGTGGCGTGGTCGAAGAGGGTCCGGCCGTCGATGTCGTCGGCGAGGTAGCGCGGTTCGCGCAGGGTGACCCAGGTCAGGTCGGTGTCGTACGCGAGGTCGGCAGCGATCTGGGCGCCGGAGTTGCCACCGCCGACCACGATCACCTTCTGTCCGGCGAAGTCGGCCGCGCTGCGGTACTCCACGGTGTGGCGCTGGGCGCCCTGGAACTCCGTACGTCCGGGAACGGCGGGGATGAAAGGCCGCGACCAGGTGCCGGTGGCACTGATGACCGCCCGTGCCAGCCATGTACCGGAGTCGGTCTCGACGCGCAGGAGTGCGCCGTCACGGTGGACACCGGCCACACGTACGGGGCGGTGGACCGAGAGGTCGTACCGCTGCTCATAGTCGGTCAGGTAGTCGACGACATGACCGGCGTCCGGGTACGTCTCACCCGGCTGCGGGGGCATGAGACGGCCAGGGAGGGAGGAGTACGCGGCAGGCGAGAAGAGGTGGAGGGAGTCCCAGGTGTGCTGCCAGGCACCGCCCGGCGTCGACTGCGCGTCGAGGATGGCGAAGTCCAGGCCAAGGCGGCGCAGGTGGTAGCCGGCGGCGAGCCCGGACTGGCCACCGCCGATCACCATCACGTCCACGGCCTGGGTCACTCCGCGTCGGCCTTGCCGCGCATGAAGATGACCGCGACCAGGGCCAGGCCCACGGCCGCCCCGATCAGCTGCATGCCGACGAACGCGGGCACCGAGCTCGGCGCGATGCCGGCGAAGGTGTCGGTGAACGCGCGGCCGATCGTCACTGCGGGGTTGGCGAAGGAGGTGGAGGAGGTGAACCAGTAGGCGGCGCCGATGTACGAGGCGACGGCGACGGGCGCGAAGCGGAGCCGGTCGGTGCGGGCCAGGCCGAAGATCAGCAGGATGAGGCCGGCAGTGGCGACGACCTCACCGAGGAGGAGGTTGCCGGCGGAGCGGTCGTGGGTGGACCACTTCACCAGCGGCTCGCCGAACATCGCGTCGGCCAGGATCGCGCCGAGGATCCCGCCGACGATCTGCGACGGGACATAGACGGCGAGGTCGCGGGCGTTCACCCCGGCGCCGCCCCGGCGGGCAGTCCACCACTCGGCCAGGGTGACGGCCGGGTTGAAATGCGCGCCGGACACCGGGCCGAGAAGAGCGATCAGCACGCCGAGGCCGAAGACGGTGGCCGTGGAGTTGGCCAGGAGCTGCAGAGCGACGTCGTCGGTGAGCTTCGTGGCCTGGATGCCGGAGCCGACGACGATCGCCACCAGGGCGGCGGTGCCCACCAGCTCGGCAGCGGCGCGGGCGATCAGCGGGGTACGGGGCGGGGTGGCGCCGGGGGCGGGCTGCGGCGACAGGTCGGCGGCTATGGCGTCGCTCGCGGCGGGCTCGGTGGCGGTCACGGGATGGGCCTCCTCGGGCAGTTGAGGCACTGGGGCAGAGTCAGGGACAGGACCGCTTGAAGTTCGCCTCGGCGGTCAGACGCGCGGTCTGCGCCAGCGCGGCGAACTGGCCGGCGAGCTGCTCGATGACGTCCAGCTTGAGCCGGTAGTAGGTGAACCGGCCGCAGGGTTCCGTCTCCACTACCCCGGCCTCGCGCAGCACTCTCAGGTGGTTGGAGAGGTTGGTCTGCTTGGCACCGGTCTCCTCCACGAGGTGGGTGGTGCAGAGCGTCTCGCGGGCGAGAAGGGTCACGATCTGAAGGCGCAGGGGGTCTCCCAGCACCCGGATCAGATCAGTATCGACTGACGTCATCATGGGCTGATACTCTCACATCACCCGGTGCTGATACCAGCCTGGGCTGATCTCTTTGAACCCGGGGGGTTCACGCCATGGCCGCGTCCTCGCACCCGGTCCTTCCCGACGAACGCCTCGCGGCCGGTGCCGCCAAACTCGCCGTGCGCCACCGGGGCCGATTCTCCCCGGAAACCGTGCAGCGGCTGATCGCTGACTCCTATCGGCGACTCGCCGCGAACGCGCACGTCCGCACCCACCTCGTCGTGCTCGCGGAGCGGTTCGCCGCGGAGCGTCTGGACGCACTCGCGCACGTCGAGAACCGGACCGCCGCTGGCGGCGGCCGACCGCGAGTGCTGTTCGTGTGCAGCCACAACGCCGGCCGCTCCCAGCTCGCCGCGGCCCTGCTCGCGCACCGCGCCGGGGAGGAGGTGATCGTCTCCTCCGCCGGTACCCACCCGTCCGGTGCCGTCGACCCCCACGTGGTCCAGGCGCTCACCGAGTCGGGCGCCGCACTCGACGAGGTCTACCCCAAGCCGCTGACCGACGAGGTCGTCCAGGCCGCCGACATCGTGATCACCATGGGCTGCGGCGACGCCTGCCCCATCTTCCCCTGCCACCGTTACCTGGACTGGCCGGTCCCCGATCCCGAAGGCGCGCCGATCGCGGTCATACGCGAGATACGCGACGCCCTCGACGCCCGGATCACCGCCCTGCTGGACAGCCTGCCGTCCGGCTCCTGAGCCATCCCCGTCCCCCGCACCACCCCTGCCCCAAGGAAGTACCGATGACTGCTCCGCTCGCCTCCGTGCTCTTCGTCTGTGTTCACAACGCCGGCCGCTCGCAGATGGCCGCCGGGTTCCTGCGCCACCTCGCGGGCGACCGCGTCGAGGTCCGCTCCGCGGGCTCCCTCCCCGGCGACCAGATCAACCCCTCCGCCGTGGCCGCGATGGCCGAGCTGGGCATCGACATCTCCGACCAGAAGCCGAAGGTCCTCACCGTCGAGGCCGCCCAGGCGTCCGACTTCATCATCACGATGGGCTGCGGCGACGCCTGCCCGTACTTCCCCGGCAAGACCTACCTCGACTGGACCCTGGAGGACCCGGCCGGCCAGGGCGTCGAGGCCGTCCGCCCCATCCGCGACGAGATCAAGACCCTCATCGAGGGCCTGATCGCCGACATCGACGCCAAGAAGGCGTGAAGGGCGTGAGCGACATCGATCAGAGAGACGGCATACGCGACGTCGTCATCATCGGCTCCGGCCCCGCCGGATACACCGCCGCCCTCTACACGGCCCGCGCCCAGCTCAAGCCGCTGTTGTTCGGCAGCTCGATCTTCGTCGGCGGCTCCCTGACCACGACGACCGAAGTCGAGAACTTCCCCGGCTTCCCCACCGGCATCGACGGCCCCGACCTCATGGACAACATGAGAGCCCAGGCCGAACGTTTCGGCGCCGAGATGATCGACGACGACATCGTCGAAGTCGACCTCACCGGCGACATCAAGCTCCTCACCGACTCCGTCGGCACCGTCCACCGCGCGAAGACGGTGATCATCGCCACCGGGTCCGGCTACCGCAAGCTCGGCCTCCCCAACGAAGACGAGCTGTCCGGCCGAGGCGTCTCCTGGTGCGCGACCTGCGACGGGTTCTTCTTCCGCGACCGGGACATCGTCGTGGTCGGCGGCGGCGACACCGCCATGGAGGAAGCCACCTTCCTCACCCGCTTCGCCCGCTCCGTCACCGTCGTCCACCGCCGCTCCGCCCTGCGAGCCTCCCAGGTGATGCAGAACCGGGCGTTCGCCGACGACAAGATCTCCTTCGCGTTCGACAGCGAGATAGCCGAACTCAAGGAAGAGAACGGCATGCTCTCCGGCGTCGTCCTGCGCGACACCATCACCGGGAAGACCCGCGACCTCGACGCCACCGGCCTGTTCATCGCCATCGGCCACGACCCGCGCACCGAGCTCTTCACCGGCCAGGTCGACCTCGACGACGAGGGCTACATCAAGGTCGAGTCCCCCTCGACGCGCACGAACCTCTCCGGCGTCTTCGCCGCCGGCGACGTCGTCGACCACACCTACCGCCAGGCGATCACCGCCGCAGCCAGTGGCTGCCAGGCCGCCATCGACACCGAGCGCTACCTCGCCAGCCTCGCCCACACCGCCTCCCCGGAGTCTGAAGCGGTGAGTGTCTGACCGAGCCCTCGTCTCCGGACGTCCCTCGTGTAACCCTGCGCCCGGCTACAAATGGGCCTGAACGCAGGGGAATCCGGTGCGAATCCGGACCTGTCCCGCAACCGGTGCAGCGCCCTTCACGGCGCGGAGTCCGAGGACCTGCCTCCCAGGAAGTGCTGGGTGCCCTGTGCGCCATCCAGGCCCTTCCCGGCAGGGCTTCGGGACACTCCGCTCGAAGCCTGGCTCATGTCGAGTCAGGCTTTCTTGCGTCGACTGCCGGACCTCTCTCGCGAATGGCCGAGTCTCACGCAAACGCGCGGGACCCACGCCCCACCGCACGGCGGGTCCCACGCCAGGGAGGGCCTCCTGACCATCACGCTGGGCTGCGTTGTTGCGGCCGCGGTTTTCAAGTACACGGCGCACACGCACCAAGGGCCGTACTCTCGCTGGGACCTGGTGGGGGCCATCGGCTCCGGTGTGGGGGGTGGCAACGCTCTTGGCCTTGCCGCTCAACGCAAGTCCTGAGCAGCCCCCACGCCCGTCGGTCGCCCTGACGTCAGCGCAACCTCGCCCGCCCGTTGAAGGGGCGCAAATCGCCCTAGGCCGGCGTCAGGTCGTTCAATGCGCCCTGAAGGGCCGCCCCTGTCACTGGTGCTACCTCAGCGACCTTACGGAGGTCTTCGCCGGTCAAGTACCGGTAGCTCTGCGGCGGGTGGAACGTGCCGGAGGCTCGCAGTGCGGCCAGCGATACCGGGTCCTCGAAGGTGATCGGTTCTTCGAGTGACAGACCGCTGGCCTGAGTCGCTCCACTCATGTACTCGTCGTACTCACGCCGACTGATCCCGGCACTCGTGCGGCTGGCCGACCAGACTTCCCGAGGGGAGGCCACCTGCACTGATGCAATCCGCGCCATGCCCACGATGGCCATCGTGGGCGCGGTCGCATAGAGGAGTACTGGCGTTCCAGGCGGGGCTGCGACGCGCTGCCGACGGACCTCCACCGTCTTGGTCCCAGCCAGGATCGCCGTGGCAAACCGAGGGTGGACGGACAGCAGCATCGCGCGCTCCGGATCACTCACGTCTTTCGGTGCCCCTCTTCGTACATGGCCTGGAACAGCGCGTTGCTGATCTTCGACAGCTGCATCGGCGGTACCCACCGTAGCCCCAGCCCCTTGGCCAACGCGGTCACTCGTGCATGCGTCACCTGTACGGGAAAGATCTCCGTGTCCGAAAACCTCAACGCCATAGCCTTGCCCGACACATCGGCTGCGGCACGCACTTCGGCATGACCATATACGCCCAAGTGTTCGAATCGCGAGAAGAGGGTGTCAGGGTCGTCGATGACCACTTCGTCGAGGCGCGAGCAGCCGATGACCATCTTGCCCTGCTGCCCGGAAGTCCCCTCGCTGACGTACCACAGGATCCGGGCGGGAACGCTTTCTCCCCGACGTCCGGACGAACGGTAGTAGACGTGCTCACGGCTGATGCCCAGGACGTCGTCCCGGGGAACGAGCATGGCCGGAACGTCGAAGAGCTCCGTGGACCAGCGCGGCTTGATGGGCGCGACGAAGCAGGGCAGGGCCGTGTCGATCAGCTTGGCCGGCCACCACACCCGCTCGGCCATGCTCGCGATCCCGGGCGACACGCGATCATCCAGCCGAGGGGCCGACCGACTCATGCGCCCTGCAATCTCCGCAGCCTTCTGCGAGACGACCTCGGCAGGTCCGCAGACGTCGACAAGCAGTGCGGTGAAGCCGCTCTCATCCTCGGTGAAGCCGTCGGCGCCGGCCGCCGACATCGCTGTCGGCGACAGGAATGGATCGGTGATGCGGACTGCCTGCGCCCCTCGCTCTCGGCCGAGCCGCTTGAGCATGAACAGCAGTTGCCGTGCAAGAGTCTCCTCCAGCCGGTGCGATGCCGTGCGGAGGAACGCGACGTTCAGCGTGCGGCCGTCCATGGCCCAGACGTAGAGCGCTACCGGATGCCCCTCTCCGTCGCGGAGCAGCTCCCTGCGCCACAGCACTCCGTCATCGACGAGACTCTTCAGCCGCTCCGCAAAGGCCGTTCCACGGTCCCCTTCGGCCTGCTCGAAGAAGGCGACTAGCTCTCCTTCGCCGCCCGGCGCAATCTCCTCGGCGGAGAAGGTAGTGCCCATGAGATCCGCTGGACGATACACCTGGGCCTGACGCAGTTCGTCCACATGCAGCGTGACCACCGCCGGGGAGACGACCTTGACCCGTGCGATGTCCCAGGCGATGTCTGCGAGGGCCGCCAGTGCAGGATCGCGCGTCACCAGTACCTGCAGCCCGGCACACGACGTCTCGGCCACGTAGCGCAGGCGGGCGCGCTGCCGGTCATCGAGGGGGACATCAGGCAGCTCCTTCCTCGCTGCCGCGGACAGCTCCTGCAAACGGATGGCAACGGCAGCGCTGTCGGGAGACAGGGACCTCAACTCGGCAAGTCCCGCACGCTGATGGTTGCGCGCCTCACGATCGTCGACATCACGTACGTCGTGCAGAAGCTGCGGAGTGAATGCGAGCTCGACAAGGTCCGCGAGCCATCCCGCTTCGAGAGCACGTGACTCCGCAACAGCGCGTTCCGTTCCCGTACCACGCAGCCCGGCGAACACACCGTGGTCCACGGTCACCACCAGCAGCGCATCACTCTGGGCCTCGGTGAACAGATCCTCGTGCCCCAGGTCGAGCCACCAAGTGTCCAGCGTCTCCTTGTCCTTGCCCCGCCCCAGGCTCTCTCCCCTGGGGACAAAGCCCAGCGCCGTCCACATGCCGCTGAGCCCGTAGTCGCGCCGGCACTTCGCACGGACTCCGAGCCGGTGAGCGTGGCGCGTGCGGATCGCGTGGATCAGCTCACGAGCGACACCCTTGCCTCGGTGCTCCTCTGCCACACACAAGTGCGCCAGCCGCACGTGCAGACTCCGCTTGGGCAGCCCGAAGAGCGCGTAGCCGACCACCTCCTCGCCATCCACAGCCACCAGCAGGCCGTCGTCCTCGGCGTGCTTACGGTAGGCAGGCGGCGTCAGCAGACCCAGATACTTGGTGTACCGGTCACCCAAAGCGATGATCGCGTCCAGCAGCTCCGCCTGTTCCGCAGCCACCGGCAGCACACTGATCGCCATGTTCCCCCTCCGGTTCCCTCAACCGATCAACACCCCAGGACGGCATACTGCCCAACAGGGCACGTACTGAGCCACCAGTTGACGAAAACCGGCTAACTGGCGCGAACTCGCCTGGTCTTGCCCTGCTCGGGCAGGCTGACTGGAGCTTTTCCCAGCGGCAACCTGACCAGCACCTGTGGCTCCCTTTGCCGGCCGCAGCCATGACCCTCTTCGAAGCAGCGCTCCCATCCCCGCGCTTCACGGCAACCACCCCGGGACAGCACCATCGGCGGTCACGTATGGACAGGTTCAGCAAGCCGGTTGACCAACACCGCGCTTCCTCTCCAGCCGCGTGACCGCCATTCCTACGCTGGCAGCCATGCGCGAAGTCGAGTACCGGAGCAGCGGGGTTCCGCTGGAGGCATACGAACTCACCCGCGAAGACCATCGCCGCCAGAAGCGGAGTGAAGAGATCAGCGAGTCGGTTCGGCTTCAGGTCGAGGAGGACATCGCAAAATGCCAGGCAGACCCGGCGAGGGCGGAGCGTCGCCGCCAGGCGTTCGAAAACGTCGCGAAGCTGATGCAGTTGTTCAAGGAGGCCGACCACGAGATCATGCGGTGGCGTGTCCGGCTTCACTGTGGCCACATCATGGAGATGGAGGCGCATTACACGTACGCCGACCCGCTCTCCGCGGGGTCGTACGGCAGGCGATGCTCCGAGTGCGGGAGCGATCGGCAAACTGTCGTGGCCTTCGAGCCCCTCGGACTGCGCGGCAAGCCACCGGAGGCAACAAAACCCCTGCCTCCGCCACTGCCCGCGAAGAAGCCGACACGAGCCGACCTCGAGCAACGCGTGAAGAGCCTGGAGAAAGAGAACGAGCGCCTGCGCGCGAAACTCAGTGACTGAAGTCCGGACCCAAGCGCCTGGCTTCCTCGCGCGCAGCTCATGGAGCCGAACCGACGGTGACAGCAAAGAACTCCGCCCGCACTGGCAACGAGTCTCGCCGACGCAGAGGCAACCATGAGGTATCGCTCATTCGAGCGAATTGCTTCGAATCGCCAGTCACCGGCCAACGGAACTGACAGCATGCCGCCGTCATAGATCACTTCGAGTCGAAGGCGGCCCCTTGGAACGGCAGGTCAATGAGCGGCAGCTTTCGGTACTGCAGTGGGTGGGCGCCGGGTGCCCTGCCGGCGTATGGGAAACCAGCGCCTACAAGACCACCTGCCAGGCACTGCAGAACCGGGGGTTGGTCACGGTCTCCAGGAAGGGCGGCCAGTGGAGCGTCACCCTGACGAGCGCCGGCCAGCATTACCTGGCGCACGGCTCATACCCTCCCCACGAGTCTCGCCCACGGAAGACCCAGGCAGCCCCTCCGCAACCCCCGCCAATCCAAGCGCAGGAAATTCCTACCCCCGCTCGATTGCCACGTCCTTCCACACAGCCTCGCATGACGTTCTCGGAACAGCTGCTGCAAGAGCTCGCGGAGGCGGGCGGCCGGATCGTCAAGAACGGCAGCGGTCTGGAGTTGGAGAAGTGGCCCTCTCGCGTCGCCGCGGCGCGCAGATCCCGAAGGATCCCGGAGACGAAGGAGCTGTACGGGGGCTGGTGCCGTGGCGGGTACGAGATCAAGCTCGTCGACGTCCCCGCCTGGCGCCTCGTGGCCCTCGAACCCGTCCCTGTCCCCTCGCGGCTCACGCGGCCGCACAGCGTAGTCCGGGCCATGCAGAACGACCCCCAGCCGCTGGGCCTCACCAAGCCGGTCCAAGGACGCGCCCTCAGACTTATCCAGGCGCTTATCACCGCGACCGAGAACGCAGGACACTCAAGTGCGGCAGGGCAGACCAGCTCCGCTCCCCCGCCCCATCGCCGCCGCAGGGCGTCTCCCCACTTCACCATCACCGCACAGGGCCAGACCGTGGAGTTCCTCGTCCTCCAGGAGCAGGACCGGACTGAGCACGTCGCCACCGAGAAGGAACTCGCCGAGGCCAAGAAGAACTCCTGGATCAGGATCCCCCGCTTCGACCACACCCCGTCCGAACGCCTCCGCTTCGTCCTCAACGGCGGCCAGCCACACCGGGCGAGCGAATGGTCCGACGCCCCTGGCCGCTCACTCGAAGACCAGCTCGCCGAGATCGCGCAGGAGGTCACCCTTCGCGGCGAAGCCGCCGAACGCAAACGTCTCGACGAGATCGAGGCGGCCCGCCAGAAGCGCATCCGCTGGGAAGCCGCAATGGAGGAAGCACGTGTCCAGTACGCCGAGGCGTATCGCGTCAGGCACTTCGAAGCACAGGAAACGGCATGGCGCCATGCCATCCGACTGACGGAGTACGTGAGCGCCGTACGCACCCGGGTCGAGACCATGCCCCCGGGTCAGGCCAGGAGAGAAGCCGAAACGTGGATCGACTGGGCGGCAGCACGCGTGGAGCGCCTCGACCCGCTGAACACACCGCCCCGGCTGCCCGACATCCCCGAACCGCGAGCCGACGATCTCAGGCCCTTTCTCGGGCACTGGAGCCCATACGGCCCCTGACTCAGCATGGGCCTGACCCCCACCTAGCCTCACGGAACGTCACTACCGAGAAGCGGATGGGGCAAGGGCCGCCAACAGCTCAGCAACCCGAGCCCCGGCCACCTCAAGGTGTCTAACACCAGACAGCTGAGGGCTCCACTCGGTGGTCGCCAAGGCTGCATGACGACCCATCAGAATCCGCGCCATCCGTGCGTCAAACGTGCGTCACGTGCGTCGAATATGCGTCAAGATATCGCACCTAACGCACGTAACGCCCATAATGCACACTCGGAGAAACGCCAGGTCAGCGGGCCTTTTCGGCGGGCTCAAGGATCGCGACGCACTCGACATGATGGGTCATCGGAAAAAGATCTAGCAAAAACAGGTGGAAGAAAACCGCAGGTCAGCGGTCCGTATGGCGCAAATCGAACAGGTCGCTAGTGTGCGTTACGTGCAGAGTGTGCGGGATGTGCAGCGCGTTGACGCTTCCTGCCTGTGTCCGGGCGGGCGAACAGAGCCCAGCGAGGGCCGACCGGATGACGCCCGGCGTCGTCCCTCCAGCACCCGCGCGTTCAGGAAGCCGGTGAGGAGGGAACGGCCTCCCGAGAGGTCCGGGGATCGGTCCCGACGCAACCGAGGCTCCGGCGCCTGCCGACTCGGCGCACCCCCTCCCCCCTGGACCGAGCCGCCCCGCCCCGCCCGTCCAGCAACAGCCGGGATCTTGTTCGCCAGGACTTTCATGGAGGCAGTCCTCCCAGGCCAGGCGACTCGGAACACGAAGGCGACCGGCCACGCGCCGTGCCTCGGCAGGCTCCCGGGAGCGCCGCCATCGCAGGCATGTGTACCGCGGAGCCCCGGTTTCGGGCATGCTGATGAGCATGAGCAGCAGGTACGCACAGCTCCGGCCCTATACCCTGCCGGACTCGCTCGGGGATCTGAGCGGGCCGGTGGACGGCCTTGTGGTCCTGCCCCGGCACCTGGACTGGGGCCCGCACTACGAGTACGACCTGGCCGATGACGCCGACGTGCTGCTGATGTACGAGCGGGTGATCCGCGAGGCGCAGACGTCCGAGGACCTGCACGCCCACCTCCATGCGGACGTGCTGCGCAGCCACTGGCGGGCCCTGTTCCTGCCCGGCCCGGCGAGGGCCGCCTGGGAATCCCGCTTCCCTGAGCTCGCCAGTACACCGGCGGCGGCCGCGTAGTGGAAGACCTGCATCATCGCCTCATCCGCATCGGCCTGGAAGCGCTCGCTGAGGACTTCGGCTACCGTCTGGCCGGCGGATACGCCGTCCAGGCCATCGTCTCGTCAGCCGCGTCAGTGACGACGTCGACCTCTTTACCCCGATCGGACGCGCCGAGGGGGAGCTGCCGCAGGCGATCGCACGTCTCACTGCGGCGTACCGGACGGCCGGGTACCTGGTCCAGGTGACCCAGCAGGCACAGGTGTATGCCCGCCTTCACGTCACGGATCCCGACTCCGGCGCGCAGTCCAGGTGGAACTGGTCGGTGACCTGCTGCACCACCCGCCGGTCGAATCGGACCTCGGCTCCGTCCTCCACCTCGACGACCTCGCTGCGGCCAAAACCGGAGCTCTCTTCGGCCGCGCCGAAGTCCGGGATGCCATCGACGTCAGCGCGCTGCTGAAGGCTGGCTACACCCGTGCCCGGCTGCTCGAACTCGCCGCACAGAACGAGGCCGAACCCAGTCTTGACGAGTACGCGTCCGCCCTCGCCCGCGTCCAGCACCACACCGACAGACAGTTCGCCGCATACGGCCTCGACGCCCCGTCCGCGGCCGCCATCCGCCAGGAGTTCGCCGCCTGGCACCGCGAACTCAGCGACCGAATCCGAGCCGAGGCCGCGAGAAACCTCGAATCGCAAGCTGACTCGTC
This window harbors:
- a CDS encoding low molecular weight phosphatase family protein; this translates as MAASSHPVLPDERLAAGAAKLAVRHRGRFSPETVQRLIADSYRRLAANAHVRTHLVVLAERFAAERLDALAHVENRTAAGGGRPRVLFVCSHNAGRSQLAAALLAHRAGEEVIVSSAGTHPSGAVDPHVVQALTESGAALDEVYPKPLTDEVVQAADIVITMGCGDACPIFPCHRYLDWPVPDPEGAPIAVIREIRDALDARITALLDSLPSGS
- the trxB gene encoding thioredoxin-disulfide reductase translates to MDQRDGIRDVVIIGSGPAGYTAALYTARAQLKPLLFGSSIFVGGSLTTTTEVENFPGFPTGIDGPDLMDNMRAQAERFGAEMIDDDIVEVDLTGDIKLLTDSVGTVHRAKTVIIATGSGYRKLGLPNEDELSGRGVSWCATCDGFFFRDRDIVVVGGGDTAMEEATFLTRFARSVTVVHRRSALRASQVMQNRAFADDKISFAFDSEIAELKEENGMLSGVVLRDTITGKTRDLDATGLFIAIGHDPRTELFTGQVDLDDEGYIKVESPSTRTNLSGVFAAGDVVDHTYRQAITAAASGCQAAIDTERYLASLAHTASPESEAVSV
- a CDS encoding sulfite exporter TauE/SafE family protein, whose protein sequence is MAVNKDLIATTTNSAPWVFAAGGAVGVLGGMIGLGGAEFRLPLLIGVFGFAALSAVILNKAMSLVVVLVALPARFAAVPPSEVFGHWPVAVNLLAGSLLGAWAGASWVVRMRSATLYKVLAVLMVLMAAALVVTHATALGSLALPLVAQVACGVVAGFGIGVVAAIMGVASGELLIPTIVLLFAVDIKAAGSLSLLVSLPTMLVAFARYSRDGSFKVLGANLRFATTMISGSVAGALVGGALLGVVPDLLLIPALAMVLLVSAVKVARHG
- a CDS encoding ASCH domain-containing protein, encoding MSDPERAMLLSVHPRFATAILAGTKTVEVRRQRVAAPPGTPVLLYATAPTMAIVGMARIASVQVASPREVWSASRTSAGISRREYDEYMSGATQASGLSLEEPITFEDPVSLAALRASGTFHPPQSYRYLTGEDLRKVAEVAPVTGAALQGALNDLTPA
- a CDS encoding arsenate reductase ArsC, encoding MTAPLASVLFVCVHNAGRSQMAAGFLRHLAGDRVEVRSAGSLPGDQINPSAVAAMAELGIDISDQKPKVLTVEAAQASDFIITMGCGDACPYFPGKTYLDWTLEDPAGQGVEAVRPIRDEIKTLIEGLIADIDAKKA
- a CDS encoding ArsR/SmtB family transcription factor; translation: MMTSVDTDLIRVLGDPLRLQIVTLLARETLCTTHLVEETGAKQTNLSNHLRVLREAGVVETEPCGRFTYYRLKLDVIEQLAGQFAALAQTARLTAEANFKRSCP
- a CDS encoding ArsO family NAD(P)H-dependent flavin-containing monooxygenase, producing the protein MTQAVDVMVIGGGQSGLAAGYHLRRLGLDFAILDAQSTPGGAWQHTWDSLHLFSPAAYSSLPGRLMPPQPGETYPDAGHVVDYLTDYEQRYDLSVHRPVRVAGVHRDGALLRVETDSGTWLARAVISATGTWSRPFIPAVPGRTEFQGAQRHTVEYRSAADFAGQKVIVVGGGNSGAQIAADLAYDTDLTWVTLREPRYLADDIDGRTLFDHATARRRALDEGRTDTGGVASLGDIVAVPPVRTARDAGLLKAQPMFTRLTETRVVWADGMTAEADAIMWCTGFRPALSHLAPLGLRGPRGHIPTAGTQALGEPRLHLIGYGDWTGPASATLIGVGRPARDAARRIADLLR
- a CDS encoding aquaporin — translated: MTATEPAASDAIAADLSPQPAPGATPPRTPLIARAAAELVGTAALVAIVVGSGIQATKLTDDVALQLLANSTATVFGLGVLIALLGPVSGAHFNPAVTLAEWWTARRGGAGVNARDLAVYVPSQIVGGILGAILADAMFGEPLVKWSTHDRSAGNLLLGEVVATAGLILLIFGLARTDRLRFAPVAVASYIGAAYWFTSSTSFANPAVTIGRAFTDTFAGIAPSSVPAFVGMQLIGAAVGLALVAVIFMRGKADAE
- a CDS encoding GNAT family N-acetyltransferase, which encodes MAISVLPVAAEQAELLDAIIALGDRYTKYLGLLTPPAYRKHAEDDGLLVAVDGEEVVGYALFGLPKRSLHVRLAHLCVAEEHRGKGVARELIHAIRTRHAHRLGVRAKCRRDYGLSGMWTALGFVPRGESLGRGKDKETLDTWWLDLGHEDLFTEAQSDALLVVTVDHGVFAGLRGTGTERAVAESRALEAGWLADLVELAFTPQLLHDVRDVDDREARNHQRAGLAELRSLSPDSAAVAIRLQELSAAARKELPDVPLDDRQRARLRYVAETSCAGLQVLVTRDPALAALADIAWDIARVKVVSPAVVTLHVDELRQAQVYRPADLMGTTFSAEEIAPGGEGELVAFFEQAEGDRGTAFAERLKSLVDDGVLWRRELLRDGEGHPVALYVWAMDGRTLNVAFLRTASHRLEETLARQLLFMLKRLGRERGAQAVRITDPFLSPTAMSAAGADGFTEDESGFTALLVDVCGPAEVVSQKAAEIAGRMSRSAPRLDDRVSPGIASMAERVWWPAKLIDTALPCFVAPIKPRWSTELFDVPAMLVPRDDVLGISREHVYYRSSGRRGESVPARILWYVSEGTSGQQGKMVIGCSRLDEVVIDDPDTLFSRFEHLGVYGHAEVRAAADVSGKAMALRFSDTEIFPVQVTHARVTALAKGLGLRWVPPMQLSKISNALFQAMYEEGHRKT